In the genome of Methanobacterium bryantii, the window AAAAAATATTTGCTGAGGTGAAAATATGGTAACTATTGATTTTAACATGGATAACATTCAAAAGTGTCTATGCCCCGGATGTCCAGTTCAAGCCAAAAGTGAATGTGTACAGGATAAACTAAACAAATTAAAGTCTCAAAGTGGAGGAACTCCGGGCAAAGATGATGTACCTGGTGTTTACTGTTCAACAGGAAAAGCTACCTGTGAGGGACTTGATCCAAGTCAGATGTGTCAGTGCGGTAAATGTGAAGTATGGAAAGAATACAAGTTAGGTGAGGGAGAGCCTGGAGGATACTACTGCGCAAAAGGAGAAGCAAGATAAGCAAATTATTCAACTAATTTTTTTATTTTTTTATGATAGTTTCTTACATATATGCGATATTATCTGCATTTTTTGAAGCCCTTAGGAACGTATCCGGTAAAATGGGACTAAAAGATATGGATGAATATCTTGTTACATGGGCATTTGGATTTTTTGCACTGCCCTTTTTACTTTTCCCTTATTTTTTTATAAGTATTCCATCACTTGGAAATCAGTACTGGCTTGCATTGATTTCAGATGGTATTTTGAATGTCACAGCAACTATCCTACAATTAAAATCCATAAAACACTCTGATTTATCTTTAGTAATTCCATTAACATCTTTTACCCCTTTATTTTTATTAATAATGGCTCCTTTAATTCTTGGTCAATATCCAACTTTTCTTGGCGTAATAGGCGTCATTTTTATTGTTATCGGCTCTTATATACTAAATACTAAAAGGAAACTGATAACTACACAAAGAAGAACTTCAGATTATCTGGATCATTTCAAAGCAATGGTAAAAGAGGAAGGTCCAAAGCTGATGTTGATAGCTGCGTTTTTATTAAGCATAACTTCAAGTATAGATAAAATAGGCGTTTCAAATTCTTCACCTTTATTTTGGGCGGCATCAGTGCATTTATTTACGTCAGTTACCCTTTCTCCTGTATTAATACATGAATTCCGTAATCATACGAAATTGAAGGGGATGGATATTAAGCTTTTATTTGCAGTTGGAGCTTTCAGCGCTTTATCTTTAGTAGCTCAGTATATAGCTATTACGACCCTTCTTGTTCCATATGTTATTGCAATTAAAAGAACAAGTGCCATAATGAGTGTTTTATTCGGATATTTAATATTTAAGGAAAAAGGGATAAAAGGACGCCTGGCGGGGTCCGTAATAATGGTTTTAGGTGTTGTTTTTATAGCTCTGTCGTGATTTCAAATGGAATTGTATTTTTAGAGTTAAGGATCCCCAATTTATGATCTTAAATAATGTTTTTTGATTATTTATCACCCTTACCAAACATTTTTATACCATATTCTATATTTAGAATATTATATGTCTAGAATATCAGATATTGAAACAGCAATACTTGGACTACTTTATGAAAAACCACAGTACGGCTACCAGCTTGAGAAAACTATAGAGTCATGGGGAATGCGTAACTGGACTCAAATAGGGTTCTCATCAATTTATTATGTCTTAAAAAAGCTGGAAAAGAAAGAACTAGTAACATCGAAACTGAAAAAGGTAGAAGGTAAACCATCTCGTAAGGTTTTCACCATAACTGATCTGGGGCGAGAGACCATGCAAGAACAGCTTAAGGATCTCCTTTCATGGAATAAAAAGTTAATTTCACCCTTTGATCTGGGCATAGCATACCTTAATTATCTTGAACCACGGGAAGTCATTGAATGCCTTGAAAACTACGTAAAATCAGCAGACGGGCGGATTAGATTTTTAGAAAGCTCGGTTAAAATGCAAAAAGAATTAAAAGCCCCTTACTATGTAATTGCCCTATTCAGCAGACCTTTAGAGATCCTTAAAACTGAGATTAAATGGGTAGAACAACTTATTGAAACTATTAAAAAGGAAGAAAATCTTTGGGTGAAAAAATGGAAATAGTGGAAAAGAAACTTGGAAAAAGACAGATTGCGTACGTAACATATAAAGGGTCATATGGGGAAGTCCCCGTTCTCATGGGGGAAATTGTGGGATTCATAATGGCAAAAGGTCTGTCTATAATGGGACCTCCCTTTGGGGTATACTTTAACAGTCCTCAGGAAGTGCCAGTTGAAGAACTAATGTATGAAGTTGGAATGCCGTTTGCGGGAGAAGCAGATGAAGAAGGTCGGGTAAAAATTAAAATGATGCCTGAACAACTTGTTCTTTCAACTGTTTATAAAGGTCCTTACAGTGGATGTGGGACTGCAATTGGAGCGTTGGCTGAATATGCATACAAAAATGGATATGAAATTATTGGCCCTCCTATGGAAACTTATATTTCAGATCCTAATGAAACGCCTGAAAGTGAACTTTTAACCGAGATGTGCTTTCCGGTAATGAAAAAATAATTTATTTATTTTTTATGTAATGTGGGATTGAAAATGAATAATAAGTTTCTTATAGCTCCCTGTGGAATGAACTGCAGTGTTTGCATGGCATATTTAAGAGAAAAAAATAAATGCCCTGGCTGCAGGTTGTTTAATGCAGAAAAACCAGTTAGCATCGCTAAATGTAAAATTAGAAACTGTGAATATATTTCGGCAAATGGGAAGAATTTTTGTTTTGGATGCAGTGATTTTCCCTGCAAACGTTTAAAACAGCTGGATAAAAGGTACAGAACTAAATACAACATGAGCATGATTGAAAATTTAGAATATATTAAAAATAAGGGTATTGAAGAATTCTTAGAGAATGAAGATCTTAGATGGAATTGTTCTGAGTGTGGGGGCACCATTTGTATTCATAAGGGTTACTGTTACAGCTGCGGGAAAATATATTGGAATGTGAGAAAGATGACAAAAATAGACTTAAAAAAGGAAAATAAGGAGCTTTACGCTCCATCAATAAAGGAACCTTCCCTGGTAGATGTTCCTGAAATGAAATTTTTAATGATAGATGGTGAAGGAGACCCAAATACCTCAGAGGAATATAAAGATGCAATGGAAGCACTGTTTCCAGTATCTTATAAGGTAAAATTCATTTCTAAAAAAGAAAAATCAAAAGATTATGTTGTAATGCCCCTTGAAGGACTATGGTGGGTCCAAAACATGGAAAATTTTAGTATTGAGGATAAAAGTAGCTGGAAATGGACAGCAATGATAAGGCAGCCTGATTTTATAAGTAAAAGGATGATAAAGGATGCAATTAGAGAAGTTGAAGAAAAGAAGAATCCTGTGGCTTTATCTAAAATAAGATTTGAAAGCCTGCATGAGGGATTGTCAGCTCAGATAATGCATATTGGCCCATTTTCTGAAGAAGGTCCAACAGTGGAGAAGCTTCATGCATTCATTGAAGAGAAAGGCTACGAATTTGATGGTACCAGCACTGGTGAGAAACATCATGAGATATACATAAGTGACATGCGTAGAACAAAACCAGAAAGGCTTAAAACTATCATAAGACAACCTGTTAAATAAAAGAAGGGGATTAAATGAATAAAAATTTAAAAATAGTTTTGTTTGGGTTTTTAGTATGGTTAATTCCATTTGCAGTATCGTTTTTTATTTATCCTCTCAAAACACCTATGTATTCTCTCTTTGAATCCATTATGAGTGTATTAATAGCTGTTGCTGCAATGATATTTTCTTATTTCTACTTTAGAGATATCAAGACAAATTTTGCGGTGGAAGGTATAATAACAGGTATTGTGTGGTTCATAATTGCAATAGTAATAGATTTAGTGATGTTCCTGCCTGCAAGTCCCATGCATATGAATTTCAATGATTACATGATGACTATAGGTGTTAAATACTTAATCATACCGGTTGTGACAATTGGAACTGGATATGTAGCTGCTGTAATGGGAAGAAGATACTATGAATAAAAATGCAAAAATAATCAATTATGGGCTTTTAGTGTGGTTAATACCCTCTTTAATTACAGTTATTTTAGGTTCTTTTTTAGCTGCCATAAATATTTTTGAGATTATATCTGCCGTGGCCATAGCTGTAACTGTAATGGTTTTTTCTTATTTATATTTAAAAGTTATAACCGAAAATTTCCTTAAAGAAAGTGTTTTAATTGGAATAAGCTGGTTGATAATTAGTATTGCTCTGGATATAATCTTAATATTGTTAGGGATTTCACAATTAACCTTGATTAACTATACGATGTATGTTGCACCTCTGTACATTATTATTCCTGCCATAACCATTGGATTAGGATTATACATGAATCAAAGAATGAATAATGTAGGAGATTGAGAATGATAATAGATTCGCATGTACACCTGCACCCAACAGAAGAAGTTGGAAAAATGGTTGTAGAAATGATTGGAGTGCCTTACTACAGTTATGGTACTCCTGACGATTATGTAAAGGACATGAAAAGTGCAGGTATAAATATGGGGGTGGTGGTAAGCTTTGCACCAGATAATCAGCTCAAAAATAATAATTTCTGGACAGTTGCAATAACCCGTCCTGGAAGAAATAAACCTGCCAAATATCCCATGTTAATTCCGTTCATATCTGTAAGCCCCACTATGAAAGGCCGTACAATGATTGAGGAACTTGAGCATAAATATAAATGGGGAATGAAAGGTCTGAAATTTCATCCAGTGGCACAGGAATTTGCCCCTGATGATGAGAGAATGCGGCCGGTTTACGAGTGGATGATGAAGCATGATTTGCCTATTACGGCCCATTCCGGCTTCAATGTTGATGGTAAATCTAAATTTGGAGAGCCAGAAAGATGGATCCATGTTTTAGAAGAATTCCGTGATCTTAAACTTATTTTAGCACATATGGGTGGTGGATCATGGGATACAGCTGTTGAAATAGCAGATAAATTCCCCCAAGTTATGTTTGACACTGCAATTGCAATTTCATATATAAACAGTCCAACTACTTTGGATGACGAGACGGCTGTAGACTTAATAAGGACTATTGGATCTGATAAAATATTATTTGGATCAGATTATCCCTGGATAAATCCAAAAAAGGATATTGAAAGAATAAATGGTTTAAATATATCTGATAATGATAAAGAGCTTATATTGGGCGTGAATGCAGAAAGATTGTTCAATTTGAAATAAGGTTGTGTAAAAATGACCATCTGGAAATCTTTTTTAAACACAGATCCAACAGAATGGCTTTTAGAGGAAAATAACCCTTCAGTTAGATATTTCACCCTTCGAAACATATTTGAAAGGCCAGAAATGGATCCTGAAGTTAGGGAAGCCAAAGCAGACATCATGAAAACTGGGACTGTGCCTAAAATTTTAGCCAAGCAGGAAGATGGGGGTTACTGGGGCATTCCTGATAATTTCTATTTAAGGGGCAAATATAAAGGAACTTCGTGGCAGTTGATAATCCTTGCTGAACTTGGTGCAGATAGTGCAGATGAAAGAATTAAAAATACCTGTGAATTCATGCTTAAAAATTCACAGGATCCTGAAAGCGGCGCTTTTTCATATATAAGTGATGATAATAGTGTTGGTGATGCTGAAAAGATTTTACCATGTCTTACTGCTAACATGGTTTGGAGTCTTATCCGATTGGATTATCTAGATGACGAAAGAGTTCAAAAAGCACTTGAATGGCTCATAGCACATCAGAGGTTTGATGATGAACCTGTAGAACTCCCTGAAGGAGAGCATTATAAAATATGGAAAAAGTGTTGGGGAGAGCGTACTTGCCACAGTATCATTGTAAAGTCCCTTAAAGCATTCAGTGAAATTCCTGAAAATAAGAGAACGCCTGAAATGGAAAACTGCATATCTAAATGTGCTGAACATATGCTTAATCACAGAATTCATAAAAGGAGCCAACCTCCAGCTGAAGGTAGGTTTAAATGGTTGGAATTTGGTTTTCCATTGATGTGGAACATAGATGCCCTGGAAGTTTTAGGACTGCTTACTAAATTAGGCTATAAAGATAAAAGGATGCAGGAAGCTATGGATATGATGATTTCTAAACAAAATGGTGAAGGCAGATGGACACTGGAAAACACTTTCAACGGGCGCTTCCAGACAAGCATAGAACGGAAAGGAGAAGAAAGTAAATGGATCACTTTAAATGTTCTGAAGGTATTGAAGAGTTATTATGGGTAGCAGGTGTAATTTATGCAGTTTGAAGAAATTATAAGTGAATTGGAATCATTATCTAATCCTGAAGAGGTAGAAGGGAGAGCTAGATTTGGAATAAACCATACCAAGACTTATGGTGTAAGAATGCCAGAATTACGTCGAATAGCTAAAGCTGCAGGTAAGGATCATGTTCTTGCAGAAAAATTGTGGAATGCGGGATACGGCGAAACAAAAATACTTGCAGGTTTAATTGAAGACCCAAAAATGGTTACAGAGTCTCAAATGGAAAATTGGGTGGCTGGGTTTGACTCATGGGATGTGTGCGACCAGTGCTGTATAAATTTATTCCGTAAAACTCCTTTTGCCTACAAAAAAGTGTTTGAATGGAGCACCAGAGAAGAAGAATTTGTTAAAAGGGCTGCATTTGCAATGATTGCCGTTCTAGCAGTGCATGATAAAAAGGCAGATGATGAAAAATTTGAGAAATTCTTCCCTTTAATTATAAGAGAATCGGTAGACAACCGAAATTTCGTTAAAAAAGCTGTTAACTGGGCATTAAGGCAGATTGGGAAACGAAATCTTAATTTAAACAAAAGAACGGTTGAAATTGCAGAAGAAATTAGTACTATTGATTCAAAAAGTGCTAAATGGATAGCAGCTGACGCGATCAGGGAACTTACAAGTGAAAAAGTTCATGAAAGACTTAAAAAGAAGTAATATGGGAGATATTTAAGGATTTTTAAGAGCAACAATTTGTTTCAGGCCTACTAATTTCCATACCATAGTTCTATCTTCCTCCAGGATCAACTGAATAGGTTCATCTGGAGAGTGGCCTATAACCGCCCTAACTTTATTTGAGAGGTTTCTATCTTTGATCATTTTAACAAACATTTCTTTAATCTTTTTTTTATCCTTTTCATCCTCTACTTCAATTATACGTCCTTGAAGATTTGCAAATTTATAGTCTGACATATCTTCGGAATATTTTTCTATCTCCACAGCTACATGTGGGTCCCGCTTAATTTCTCCAATTTTTTTACCATACCTTGTTGACAGGAAATAAAGGAATCCGTCGTCAAATATATACATAAATGGAGTAATATATGGATAATTTTCTCCTTTAAATGCAATTCGACCAATAAAATTTTGTTTAATTAACTCATCATATTCTTCTTTATTCATAGGTGGAATTTTTATCATGCTCATGGAAAACACCGTATTATAATTATAACTTCTATTATTAAAAAATTTTATGAAAGTATGCGTTTTACGGCTGATAAATTAAATGCCAATAAAAATAAGAATTTTAAATATTTTTAATATGTGTAAATCTGATTAATGGCGTAATATATTAAATTTGGCAAATTTTAACCATGATTAAACGCATTTACTGCTTTAATAATGTTGTATGGATCATCTGAAATTACACTGCTCCCATATAGTTCCATAGCACCAATATCTGAAGTTGGTTTAAAAATACTGCCCCTATCTACAATTCTTATAATGTAAGGGAGAAATGTCTCGCCGAATGATGGGCAAGAAATAGCTAAATTAAAACTGTTTACTCCTAATTGATCGATATAGCATCTAAGTACTCTATAGATGGCTTCTTTTACATCAGCACTTGTTGATGGATTGTTTTTTGAGATAATTATGAACTCTTTTTCTTTAAGGGGAGTTAAACTTGCAAAACCAGTTACATCTTTATTTAAGGCAAGTCCTAGTGCGTTATGAACATTGTATATATCTTTAAAAAGATTCCTGCCGGTTAACTGCATGTAGCTTCTAAAATTTTTCCTTAAAAATTGTGTTTTAGCATAATGAACGTTTTTTGTGATTAAAACCTGTGCATGACCATGTACCTGCGAAGCACCTGCTTTTGGAAGACAGTTCCAGATAAAAAGTGGAGATGTGAACTGTTTATCGTGATTATTGACTTTTTTAAACCATTCAAACCCCGTTTCTATATAATCAGATAGTTCTTCCTGTGTGAAATCAAGGGGGTTATGCTTTTTAAAAAATACCATGCTGCTCCATGCGTCATATTTGGCAATATTTGCTCCAGTAATGCAGTATTTGCCATGAATTCTTCCAAATACATCTTCTGGAGTGTATTTTTCAGCCTGGCAAAAGTCGCAGTTTTCTCTGGATTTTTCAATGTATTCTTGAACTTTCTCCTGTTCTTGACTTCTCTCTTGAGGTTTCATCCCGGGCCTGCTTGCCCTTAGAGAATTGAATAGAGATCCTTCACCTGTCCATTTGTTGTAGGTCTTAATCACTTCTTGGGTTTGTATTCGCTCAATGACTTCATTTTTGGACTCTATAATCTTTCCAGATTCGTCTTTATTTCCAAAATATGTATGAACTTTTTCCTTAAATGATGGTGGTATCTTCAAGTTCCCTGCTGCGCTTGATACGTGAAAAATATTATTAAACAGCCTAAACGAGTCTTCATCTTCTTTTTTTAATCTATTTGCTCTTTCTTCAAGATCTAAAATAGAACTCATATTGTAACCTCATTTAACCAGGGGATATCCTGCTGCTTTCCATGCACGTATACTGCCCAGAACATTAACAACTTTTTTATATCCATTATTTTTCAATATACTAGCGGCTATGCTGGCTCTATTTCCAGTATCGCAGTATACAACAACATATTTGTCTTTGGGAACTTCATTAAGGCAGTACTGCAGGTCCCCGACGTAGATATGATAGGCACCCTCAATGTATCCTTCTTCCCATTCTCCAAATTCTCTCACATCAAGAATAAATATTGAATCATCATTTTGGCGCTCTTTTAATTCATGTACAGACCAGATGTCAACTGTTTCTATTTCTTCTCCTTTTGTATACCAGCTGGTAAATCCACCAGCTAAGTATCCAAATATGTTATCGTATCCGAGCCTTATGAGGTATCTCAAAATTTGATCCATGTACTCATTATTCTCGTCGATTATGGTAATTGGATCTTCATAATTAAGCATCCATCCTGCAAAATAGGTCAGGCCGTATTTCCAAATATTTAATGTACCCTGAATATGCCCGCCTGCATAACTTGCAGCCATTCTAACATCCACAACCTGGGTATCTTTCATGTGTTTTTTAAATTTATTTAGGCTTAAGGGATGGGGATATGGAATTCTGCAGAGGATAGGGGCTCCATTTTTATTATATTCAACCATTTTATCAAAATAAGGCGCCTTAACCATTTTTTCATTTAATTTAAACTTAATAAACTCTTCTTTATTCATCTGGATGGCATGATTGGTTTTCTTTTCATACCCTATTGTTGTAAATTCACTTTCACGGATATCTGCCCCGCATACAGAACCAGATCCATGCGCGGGATAAACGAGAACATGGTTGCCTAAAGGAAGGATCTTTTGATGGATGCTGTCATAAAGTTTTCCTGCCATTTCATACACTTTGTCATCACCGTAAAGGTCAGTTCTTCCCACTTCACCTGCAAAAAGGGCATCACCAGTAAAAATCATATATACATCATCAGATACTTCTTTATCTGTGAGCACTATTGATATGCTCTCATCTGTGTGTCCTGGTGTTTCAAGAATTTCTAATTCAACAGAACCTATATTAAACTTTTCCCCTTCACTTACAGGATTTCCATAGGCAAAATTTAGATTTTTACCATGGTATATTCCGGCATTTACTCTTTTTGAAAGCTCACGTGAACCAATTACATAATCTTCATTACAGTGAGTTTCAAATATGTGAGTTATTTCCATATCATGTTTTTTTGAATAGTCTACATATGAATCACAGTCTCTCCTGGGATCTATAACTGCAGCTTCTCCTTTTGATCCTATAAAATAGGATTTATGTGCTATTCCTTCACTTTTGATTATTTCAAATATCATATTATCATCTGACCTATTTTTCAATATATGGCGTCCAATAATTTAGAGCGAATTTAACCAGTTCGGCTATAATGCAGTTTAATTTGCGTCATTTTCAATGAATTCACTCATTTGCAGTGTGATTGTATTATATTTTTATAATAAAAAATATATATAATTTATGCAGTTTTTTTACAGATATTAACTCGGAAAATGAGAAAAATGAATTAATTAGTTATTTATGTGGTTAAAATTAAATTAAATGTTAATTAAAGCGTTTAATGTAAAAATAAACGCATTTTTACATTTTATTTATTTAACATTTTCTATTTTTTAAATAAAATAGTTGAGATCCGGCTTATTAGAGTTAGTACTGAAGCGGTTAAAAATGCAAAACCTGTTAAAAAGAATATAAATGTCACAAAGATTGTAATTATGTCTAGAATCCCTAAATTTTCATTTAAACCTTTAATAAAAATTAGCAGTCCTGCAGCCAGGAAAATAGTTAATATTATTTTAGAGTCATTATTCATCTGTAGTATATATGTATTATGAAATTATTAAATATTATTACATAGTTTTATTATTTTAAATATATTTACTAAGTTAAGATACGGTTTCTAAATTTCTGCCGGTAATTTTTCAAAAAAGAATAAGTTGATCTGATGATAATATTTCCATATTTTGATTTTTACACTTCAATAATGCAGTTATTTCCTTTTATTTAAGTAGTTCACTGAAATACGACTTAAAAATATATATCTTTTCAAAAACAAATTATAATAATGTTTATAATCTGTTTAATGTAATCATACTTTTGGCGCATTTTTACAGTCAAACAGGACAAACTGCTGGGGTATATTATGGGAAATGTTATAGAAACTACAGATATCACTAAACGATATGATGATTTCATTGCTGTGGATTCC includes:
- a CDS encoding DUF2769 domain-containing protein gives rise to the protein MVTIDFNMDNIQKCLCPGCPVQAKSECVQDKLNKLKSQSGGTPGKDDVPGVYCSTGKATCEGLDPSQMCQCGKCEVWKEYKLGEGEPGGYYCAKGEAR
- a CDS encoding EamA family transporter — protein: MIVSYIYAILSAFFEALRNVSGKMGLKDMDEYLVTWAFGFFALPFLLFPYFFISIPSLGNQYWLALISDGILNVTATILQLKSIKHSDLSLVIPLTSFTPLFLLIMAPLILGQYPTFLGVIGVIFIVIGSYILNTKRKLITTQRRTSDYLDHFKAMVKEEGPKLMLIAAFLLSITSSIDKIGVSNSSPLFWAASVHLFTSVTLSPVLIHEFRNHTKLKGMDIKLLFAVGAFSALSLVAQYIAITTLLVPYVIAIKRTSAIMSVLFGYLIFKEKGIKGRLAGSVIMVLGVVFIALS
- a CDS encoding PadR family transcriptional regulator, yielding MSRISDIETAILGLLYEKPQYGYQLEKTIESWGMRNWTQIGFSSIYYVLKKLEKKELVTSKLKKVEGKPSRKVFTITDLGRETMQEQLKDLLSWNKKLISPFDLGIAYLNYLEPREVIECLENYVKSADGRIRFLESSVKMQKELKAPYYVIALFSRPLEILKTEIKWVEQLIETIKKEENLWVKKWK
- a CDS encoding GyrI-like domain-containing protein, translated to MEIVEKKLGKRQIAYVTYKGSYGEVPVLMGEIVGFIMAKGLSIMGPPFGVYFNSPQEVPVEELMYEVGMPFAGEADEEGRVKIKMMPEQLVLSTVYKGPYSGCGTAIGALAEYAYKNGYEIIGPPMETYISDPNETPESELLTEMCFPVMKK
- a CDS encoding GyrI-like domain-containing protein, whose protein sequence is MNNKFLIAPCGMNCSVCMAYLREKNKCPGCRLFNAEKPVSIAKCKIRNCEYISANGKNFCFGCSDFPCKRLKQLDKRYRTKYNMSMIENLEYIKNKGIEEFLENEDLRWNCSECGGTICIHKGYCYSCGKIYWNVRKMTKIDLKKENKELYAPSIKEPSLVDVPEMKFLMIDGEGDPNTSEEYKDAMEALFPVSYKVKFISKKEKSKDYVVMPLEGLWWVQNMENFSIEDKSSWKWTAMIRQPDFISKRMIKDAIREVEEKKNPVALSKIRFESLHEGLSAQIMHIGPFSEEGPTVEKLHAFIEEKGYEFDGTSTGEKHHEIYISDMRRTKPERLKTIIRQPVK
- a CDS encoding amidohydrolase family protein, translated to MIIDSHVHLHPTEEVGKMVVEMIGVPYYSYGTPDDYVKDMKSAGINMGVVVSFAPDNQLKNNNFWTVAITRPGRNKPAKYPMLIPFISVSPTMKGRTMIEELEHKYKWGMKGLKFHPVAQEFAPDDERMRPVYEWMMKHDLPITAHSGFNVDGKSKFGEPERWIHVLEEFRDLKLILAHMGGGSWDTAVEIADKFPQVMFDTAIAISYINSPTTLDDETAVDLIRTIGSDKILFGSDYPWINPKKDIERINGLNISDNDKELILGVNAERLFNLK
- a CDS encoding prenyltransferase/squalene oxidase repeat-containing protein, encoding MTIWKSFLNTDPTEWLLEENNPSVRYFTLRNIFERPEMDPEVREAKADIMKTGTVPKILAKQEDGGYWGIPDNFYLRGKYKGTSWQLIILAELGADSADERIKNTCEFMLKNSQDPESGAFSYISDDNSVGDAEKILPCLTANMVWSLIRLDYLDDERVQKALEWLIAHQRFDDEPVELPEGEHYKIWKKCWGERTCHSIIVKSLKAFSEIPENKRTPEMENCISKCAEHMLNHRIHKRSQPPAEGRFKWLEFGFPLMWNIDALEVLGLLTKLGYKDKRMQEAMDMMISKQNGEGRWTLENTFNGRFQTSIERKGEESKWITLNVLKVLKSYYG
- a CDS encoding DNA alkylation repair protein, which gives rise to MQFEEIISELESLSNPEEVEGRARFGINHTKTYGVRMPELRRIAKAAGKDHVLAEKLWNAGYGETKILAGLIEDPKMVTESQMENWVAGFDSWDVCDQCCINLFRKTPFAYKKVFEWSTREEEFVKRAAFAMIAVLAVHDKKADDEKFEKFFPLIIRESVDNRNFVKKAVNWALRQIGKRNLNLNKRTVEIAEEISTIDSKSAKWIAADAIRELTSEKVHERLKKK
- a CDS encoding pyridoxamine 5'-phosphate oxidase family protein — translated: MSMIKIPPMNKEEYDELIKQNFIGRIAFKGENYPYITPFMYIFDDGFLYFLSTRYGKKIGEIKRDPHVAVEIEKYSEDMSDYKFANLQGRIIEVEDEKDKKKIKEMFVKMIKDRNLSNKVRAVIGHSPDEPIQLILEEDRTMVWKLVGLKQIVALKNP
- a CDS encoding MBL fold metallo-hydrolase gives rise to the protein MIFEIIKSEGIAHKSYFIGSKGEAAVIDPRRDCDSYVDYSKKHDMEITHIFETHCNEDYVIGSRELSKRVNAGIYHGKNLNFAYGNPVSEGEKFNIGSVELEILETPGHTDESISIVLTDKEVSDDVYMIFTGDALFAGEVGRTDLYGDDKVYEMAGKLYDSIHQKILPLGNHVLVYPAHGSGSVCGADIRESEFTTIGYEKKTNHAIQMNKEEFIKFKLNEKMVKAPYFDKMVEYNKNGAPILCRIPYPHPLSLNKFKKHMKDTQVVDVRMAASYAGGHIQGTLNIWKYGLTYFAGWMLNYEDPITIIDENNEYMDQILRYLIRLGYDNIFGYLAGGFTSWYTKGEEIETVDIWSVHELKERQNDDSIFILDVREFGEWEEGYIEGAYHIYVGDLQYCLNEVPKDKYVVVYCDTGNRASIAASILKNNGYKKVVNVLGSIRAWKAAGYPLVK